A region from the Mucilaginibacter sp. CSA2-8R genome encodes:
- a CDS encoding response regulator transcription factor, whose product MPKRIMIADDDPGIVDAVEMILDFHGYTVSSTYNATDLLTIRPNQYPDLLILDIWMPGCDGRDICRQLKMQDETRQIPILMISASKDISASALEAGADDFLAKPFDMQDLISKIEMLTCEPAEV is encoded by the coding sequence ATGCCAAAAAGAATAATGATAGCCGATGACGATCCGGGGATTGTTGACGCGGTGGAAATGATTTTAGATTTTCATGGGTACACAGTTTCTTCTACCTATAATGCTACCGACTTACTGACTATTCGGCCAAATCAATATCCTGATCTTTTGATTTTAGACATCTGGATGCCAGGATGCGACGGCCGTGATATATGCAGGCAACTGAAGATGCAGGATGAAACCCGCCAGATACCCATACTGATGATATCTGCCAGCAAAGACATCAGCGCATCTGCGCTTGAAGCCGGTGCAGATGACTTTTTAGCTAAACCTTTTGACATGCAAGATCTCATTAGCAAGATTGAAATGCTGACCTGTGAACCGGCTGAAGTTTGA
- a CDS encoding histidine kinase translates to MAASLTVFRRFNLALVIGGVTWMAAHLYLIHDFGFDWYVAAVDSAVSIVPLGAACWLIDNNLRYYQPGKGSYINLLIWCLVLAAACTASVWWILPHLNVGDTFGVFLKQSLILRFVTSFLAIGWMAMISLIWYVQQDQKENERRKAEAEKLARDAELYNLRQQLQPHFLFNSLNSINALIGFKPDEARRMIHQLSDFLRGTLKKDDQQQVTLSEELQHLNLYLDIEKVRFGHRLQTEISCDERCNKSMLPPLLLQPIVENAIKFGLYDTTGEVTISIRAEMDDNYLSVMVQNPYDPQTARPRHGTGFGIRGIQRRLYLLFARNDLVETFQNDDIFTIMIKIPQA, encoded by the coding sequence ATGGCTGCTTCATTAACGGTATTTAGAAGGTTTAACCTCGCTTTGGTTATAGGCGGGGTTACCTGGATGGCCGCTCATTTATATTTGATACACGATTTCGGCTTCGATTGGTATGTGGCCGCTGTTGATAGTGCCGTTAGCATTGTGCCGCTTGGCGCCGCCTGCTGGCTTATTGACAACAACCTACGTTATTACCAGCCCGGTAAAGGCAGCTATATCAACTTACTGATATGGTGTTTAGTGCTGGCGGCAGCCTGTACAGCATCTGTTTGGTGGATATTACCACACTTAAATGTTGGCGATACCTTTGGCGTGTTTTTAAAGCAATCGCTCATTTTACGATTTGTAACCAGCTTTCTGGCTATTGGCTGGATGGCCATGATTAGCCTGATTTGGTATGTACAGCAAGACCAGAAAGAAAATGAAAGGCGTAAGGCCGAAGCCGAAAAACTGGCCCGCGATGCCGAACTTTACAACTTACGCCAGCAATTGCAACCCCATTTTTTGTTTAACAGCCTAAACTCTATCAATGCGTTAATCGGTTTTAAACCCGATGAAGCCCGTCGGATGATACACCAACTGTCAGACTTTTTACGCGGTACGCTAAAAAAAGACGACCAGCAGCAGGTAACTTTAAGCGAAGAATTACAGCACCTGAACCTCTACCTGGATATTGAGAAAGTACGTTTCGGGCATCGTTTGCAAACTGAGATAAGCTGCGACGAACGTTGTAACAAAAGCATGCTGCCGCCACTATTATTGCAGCCCATTGTTGAGAATGCCATTAAGTTTGGTTTATATGATACCACCGGCGAGGTAACCATTAGCATCCGTGCCGAGATGGACGACAACTACCTGTCTGTCATGGTGCAAAACCCTTATGACCCGCAAACAGCCCGGCCGCGGCATGGTACCGGTTTTGGCATACGGGGGATACAACGCCGCCTTTATTTGCTGTTTGCCCGTAACGACCTGGTTGAAACTTTCCAAAATGATGATATATTTACCATCATGATAAAGATACCTCAGGCATGA
- a CDS encoding response regulator → MLKKILVLDDNMDILEVVHEVLTYEHFEVNSTSDSKNIVTVAENYRPDLIILDYKLMDDNGGEICRRIKSHHQLHKTPVIIFSAYTNKTDFYSFGCDAVIAKPFDLTELIDTVNSCLQLSL, encoded by the coding sequence ATGCTCAAAAAAATATTGGTATTGGATGACAACATGGACATACTCGAAGTAGTTCATGAAGTACTTACCTATGAGCATTTTGAGGTAAACAGCACCTCCGATAGCAAAAACATTGTTACCGTAGCCGAAAACTACCGGCCTGATCTCATCATTCTTGATTATAAGCTGATGGATGATAACGGTGGCGAAATTTGCCGCAGAATTAAATCGCATCATCAATTGCACAAAACTCCGGTCATCATTTTTTCTGCCTACACCAACAAAACCGATTTTTACAGTTTTGGATGCGACGCCGTGATTGCCAAGCCCTTTGACTTAACTGAGCTGATTGACACCGTTAATAGTTGCCTGCAATTAAGCCTTTAG
- a CDS encoding MBL fold metallo-hydrolase: MALFITSLNSGSNGNCYYVGNQREAVLVDVGLSCRETEKRMLRLGLSMHKVKAIFISHEHSDHIKGLPLIAKKYQLPVYITPGTLKNGRLLLENHLVKPLRGYEPVQIGELTITAFPKFHDAAEPHSFIVSCQNVKVGVFTDIGCPCENLVSHFKQCHAAFLEANYDEKMLAQGNYPYHLKRRISGGYGHLSNRQALELFKTHKPDYMSHLLLAHLSKDNNCPDLARNMFIPYAGSTQVIVASRHEETPVYNIKHTGVSEVIVRNYQPQSQTVQYQLF, translated from the coding sequence ATGGCATTATTCATCACCTCACTCAATTCGGGCAGCAATGGCAACTGTTATTATGTTGGTAATCAACGCGAAGCTGTGTTGGTTGACGTGGGTTTATCGTGTCGCGAAACCGAGAAACGAATGCTGCGATTAGGGCTTTCCATGCATAAGGTTAAAGCCATCTTTATATCGCACGAACATTCGGACCATATTAAAGGCTTGCCTTTAATTGCTAAAAAGTACCAATTGCCGGTTTATATTACACCAGGCACCCTAAAAAACGGGCGCTTGTTGTTAGAAAACCATTTGGTTAAACCATTGCGAGGTTACGAGCCGGTACAAATTGGCGAGCTAACTATAACCGCCTTCCCTAAGTTTCATGATGCTGCCGAACCACATAGTTTTATCGTCAGTTGCCAAAATGTAAAAGTGGGTGTGTTTACCGATATTGGTTGCCCATGCGAAAATCTCGTCAGCCATTTTAAGCAATGCCATGCAGCTTTCTTAGAAGCTAATTATGATGAAAAAATGCTGGCACAAGGCAATTATCCGTACCATTTGAAACGACGCATTAGCGGAGGTTATGGCCACCTTTCTAACCGGCAGGCCCTGGAACTTTTCAAAACGCATAAGCCGGATTATATGAGCCATTTGCTGCTCGCGCATTTATCAAAAGATAACAACTGCCCCGACTTGGCCCGCAACATGTTTATACCCTACGCTGGCTCAACCCAGGTAATTGTAGCCTCACGTCATGAAGAAACACCGGTGTATAACATTAAACATACGGGCGTTAGCGAAGTGATTGTTCGCAACTACCAGCCACAAAGCCAAACAGTTCAATATCAATTATTTTAA
- a CDS encoding DUF3891 family protein: MIVNYTQQGWEIITQRAHGVLAAQLAAHWAVKERPKRWTETLLAIAEHDDARTELESNILLTPQGGPLNFDMHLFDPEHCRCLSNFSLSKSRYIALLTSMHMAFLYKKEESSNPLVKPFLQEQAKLQKQWLDDLSISPTEANRIYHLLEWCDACSLLLCRNEVQPEQRDIEVSQGPAKRKYKMQQLADGRLTIKPWPFDTDSFEIQVEKRLLQQLQFSSNDEFKACFLAAPATEVVWKLAKT, encoded by the coding sequence ATGATTGTTAATTACACACAGCAAGGATGGGAAATTATAACTCAACGTGCACACGGTGTATTGGCGGCACAACTGGCGGCTCATTGGGCTGTTAAAGAACGCCCCAAACGCTGGACGGAAACCCTGCTGGCCATTGCCGAGCACGATGATGCCCGTACTGAACTGGAGTCGAACATTCTGCTTACCCCGCAGGGTGGTCCGCTAAACTTTGACATGCATTTATTTGACCCCGAGCATTGCCGGTGCCTGAGTAACTTTTCGTTATCAAAAAGCCGTTACATTGCTTTGCTTACTTCCATGCACATGGCCTTTTTGTACAAGAAAGAAGAAAGCAGCAACCCCTTGGTTAAACCCTTTTTGCAGGAGCAGGCAAAACTGCAAAAACAATGGCTTGATGATTTAAGCATCAGCCCAACCGAAGCCAACCGTATTTATCATTTATTGGAATGGTGTGATGCCTGCTCCTTATTACTATGCCGTAATGAGGTACAACCCGAACAGCGGGACATTGAAGTGAGCCAGGGCCCGGCCAAACGTAAATACAAGATGCAGCAGTTAGCCGATGGACGATTAACCATCAAGCCATGGCCTTTTGATACTGACAGCTTTGAGATACAGGTGGAAAAACGACTGCTACAACAACTTCAGTTTAGCAGCAACGATGAATTTAAAGCATGTTTTTTAGCAGCTCCCGCAACCGAAGTAGTTTGGAAATTGGCAAAAACTTAA
- a CDS encoding BamA/TamA family outer membrane protein, with protein sequence MLLKKHCVTFINIVAVMGLLPLATYSQAKKAADSITVAIEPEYNHVNGFHRLMLGSNYRKEWATPVKVRIIKLAQEKGGLKVEEKGGGMQTKSLRLVDKTGQEWVLRSVQKYPERVLPPNLRKGLAKAIIQDQTSTANPFASLTVPVMADALEIPHSNPEIVYVGDDPVLGQFRKDYKNSVYLFEEREPLESEKTDNTKKVQKKQREDNDVRVDSKLVLRARLLDMIIGDWDRHDDQWRWDKDKTNKETIYTPIPRDRDQVYYKTSGVLPWIVAHQFLKAKFQPYENEIRSIGEWNFNGRYFDRYFLNDLNEDDWKEQIQYVQTHLTDDVISRAVRKMPRQIFAISGKKIIATAIARRNNMSKQGLEYYRFISGQVDVPASEKNEQIDVKLLDSGKVSLTVRNIKKDNSLGREVYKRVFDPKVTHDLRVYGFGGGDRYEVTGSGKSPIKIRMIGAPGVDTYSVSPNVDDKHNLYIYDRKDESNVFPKRSQAKIKTGTDSTITAYDRKNFQYDQPEPIISARYNNDYGVILTLGYAYTKQGFRKSPYEWRQEILGSYAFGRQSFRINYNADFKGLIGNNDLLIKITSRGPHNISNFFGVGNETFFKNDDDDDKDKSRIQFFRNRYDFVYGDARLAHTYGKVKVSGGITGQFYYANGSENANRYLAIYDSQNPGENVFGSKVYAGLVTGAEVDTRDNQVVTTKGVYWNTTLTGLQQINGQNRRYSQLQSEFSFYLNPDRDSVFVLAARFGGGTTFGKADYFQQLKLGGTDNLRGFRTWRFTGKSMLYNNIEARLKLFDFNAYLFPGTFGVIGFNDVGRVWTPGESSSKWHDGYGGGIFILPAELFLIQATYGRSTEGHFVYVNLGYRF encoded by the coding sequence ATGCTCTTAAAAAAACATTGTGTTACTTTTATAAATATAGTGGCCGTAATGGGTTTGCTGCCACTGGCTACGTACAGCCAGGCCAAAAAAGCGGCCGACAGTATTACTGTAGCCATTGAACCGGAATACAACCACGTAAATGGCTTTCACCGCTTAATGCTGGGTAGCAATTACCGTAAAGAGTGGGCAACGCCGGTTAAAGTACGTATCATCAAATTAGCGCAGGAAAAAGGCGGCCTGAAAGTAGAGGAAAAGGGTGGCGGTATGCAAACCAAATCTTTGCGCCTGGTTGATAAAACCGGGCAGGAATGGGTGCTGCGCTCTGTACAGAAATATCCTGAGAGGGTGTTGCCACCTAATTTGCGCAAGGGTTTGGCTAAGGCCATCATCCAGGACCAAACCAGTACGGCAAACCCGTTTGCCTCATTAACTGTGCCTGTCATGGCCGATGCCTTGGAAATCCCTCACTCCAATCCCGAAATAGTTTACGTAGGCGACGATCCCGTTTTAGGTCAGTTTAGAAAAGATTACAAAAATAGTGTTTACCTTTTTGAAGAGCGCGAACCTTTAGAGTCTGAAAAAACGGATAATACCAAAAAGGTACAAAAAAAACAGCGTGAAGATAATGATGTGCGAGTAGACAGCAAACTGGTGCTGCGTGCACGGTTGCTGGATATGATTATTGGCGATTGGGACCGCCACGACGACCAGTGGCGTTGGGATAAAGATAAAACCAATAAAGAAACGATTTACACGCCTATACCCCGCGACCGCGACCAGGTTTATTATAAAACCTCGGGTGTATTGCCTTGGATAGTGGCGCACCAGTTTTTAAAGGCAAAATTTCAGCCTTATGAAAATGAAATTAGGAGCATAGGCGAATGGAACTTTAACGGCAGGTACTTTGACCGCTATTTTTTAAATGATTTAAACGAAGACGATTGGAAAGAACAAATACAATATGTACAAACACATTTAACTGATGATGTGATATCCCGGGCTGTGCGTAAGATGCCCAGGCAAATATTTGCAATATCTGGTAAAAAGATCATCGCTACAGCTATTGCTCGGCGTAATAACATGAGCAAGCAGGGGTTGGAGTATTACCGTTTTATATCAGGCCAGGTTGACGTGCCTGCCAGCGAAAAAAATGAGCAGATTGATGTTAAACTGCTTGACAGCGGTAAGGTTAGCCTGACCGTGCGCAACATTAAAAAAGACAATAGCTTAGGCCGCGAAGTTTACAAGCGGGTGTTTGACCCCAAAGTTACGCATGATTTACGGGTGTATGGTTTTGGTGGCGGCGACAGGTATGAGGTAACCGGTTCGGGCAAATCGCCTATTAAGATACGAATGATTGGCGCGCCAGGAGTTGATACTTACTCCGTAAGCCCTAACGTAGATGATAAGCACAATTTATACATTTATGACCGTAAGGATGAATCCAACGTTTTTCCAAAAAGGAGCCAGGCTAAAATTAAGACTGGAACAGATAGCACTATAACTGCTTACGACCGTAAAAACTTTCAATATGACCAGCCCGAGCCTATTATATCAGCGCGGTATAATAATGACTACGGTGTTATCTTAACGCTGGGTTACGCTTACACTAAACAAGGGTTTCGTAAAAGCCCTTACGAGTGGCGTCAGGAAATTTTGGGCAGTTATGCATTTGGCCGGCAATCATTCAGGATTAATTACAATGCCGATTTTAAGGGGCTTATTGGTAATAACGACTTATTAATTAAAATTACTTCCCGTGGTCCGCACAACATCAGTAACTTTTTTGGCGTGGGTAACGAAACCTTTTTTAAAAATGATGACGACGACGATAAAGACAAGAGCCGGATTCAGTTTTTTCGTAACAGGTATGATTTTGTTTATGGCGATGCCCGTTTAGCGCACACCTACGGTAAGGTTAAAGTAAGCGGGGGCATTACCGGGCAATTTTATTATGCCAATGGCTCCGAAAACGCAAACCGGTATTTAGCCATCTACGATTCGCAGAACCCAGGCGAGAATGTGTTTGGCAGTAAAGTATATGCCGGTTTGGTTACCGGTGCCGAAGTGGACACCCGCGATAACCAGGTGGTAACAACAAAAGGGGTGTATTGGAACACTACCCTTACTGGTTTGCAGCAAATTAACGGGCAAAACCGCCGGTATAGTCAATTGCAAAGTGAATTTAGTTTTTACTTAAATCCCGACCGAGATTCTGTTTTTGTATTAGCAGCCCGTTTTGGCGGAGGAACTACTTTTGGTAAGGCAGATTATTTTCAGCAGTTAAAATTGGGTGGTACTGATAATCTGCGCGGCTTCCGTACCTGGCGATTTACCGGTAAAAGCATGTTGTACAATAACATTGAGGCCCGGTTAAAACTATTTGATTTTAATGCTTACCTGTTCCCGGGGACATTCGGCGTAATAGGTTTTAATGATGTTGGCCGGGTTTGGACACCTGGCGAATCATCCTCTAAATGGCACGATGGCTATGGCGGTGGTATTTTTATACTGCCTGCGGAGCTGTTTTTGATTCAGGCTACTTACGGGCGGTCTACTGAAGGGCATTTCGTATACGTGAATTTGGGATACCGTTTTTAA
- a CDS encoding alkaline phosphatase family protein, producing MLQKKRTLFYLVDGAHSEIMPELINQGLLPNIKRIIDEGTYRKATTCFPSTTGPAYLPFLTGHFPGTMGITGIRWFDKTEFKRTRWNKNAMRSYCGPEAAWFNTDMPADKPTLFELMGESYNLYNMITRNVPDEYDLGKKGKGWLYTRAHFLKRHHPVDLQGHQRIMNMLHSGKDFDFLFAVFPSVDWDSHYHHVHDLRTIEAYKIVDDSLGEVRALLEKKGWWNDTLFILTSDHGLTPTTQHLDLGDWMTNNGLKSVYYPTIWKSNPKSAVMISGNSFGSIHLLNHDGDHVLREREILTTMGSSRLESLIAEKAVDFAIYRGDEAQSYIVHNAVGKATVRVTGDTFSYDPESADPLKLGNNIRAVGHREALEATFDSEYPDSLYQIHQLFRSRRAGDIVVSARVGHDLRDFWEYPEHLGSHGSLHRSHMHVPLVYNQKNWHTHSARTADLFNSILKWKDIFPKSSEGEALY from the coding sequence ATGCTACAAAAAAAACGAACCCTATTTTACCTGGTTGATGGCGCACACAGTGAGATCATGCCCGAACTGATAAATCAGGGGTTGCTGCCTAATATTAAAAGAATTATAGACGAGGGTACGTACCGTAAGGCTACAACCTGCTTCCCGTCTACCACCGGCCCTGCTTATTTACCTTTTTTAACCGGACACTTCCCGGGCACCATGGGCATTACCGGCATCCGCTGGTTTGACAAAACGGAGTTTAAACGAACCCGGTGGAATAAAAATGCCATGCGCTCTTATTGCGGCCCCGAGGCTGCCTGGTTTAATACCGATATGCCGGCTGATAAGCCTACACTGTTTGAACTCATGGGCGAATCGTATAATTTGTATAACATGATTACCCGCAATGTGCCTGACGAATACGACTTAGGTAAAAAAGGTAAAGGTTGGCTATACACCCGTGCCCATTTCTTAAAAAGACACCATCCGGTTGATTTGCAGGGCCATCAGCGTATCATGAACATGCTGCACTCAGGCAAAGATTTTGATTTTTTATTTGCCGTTTTCCCGAGCGTAGATTGGGACTCACATTACCACCATGTACATGATTTACGCACTATTGAAGCTTATAAAATTGTGGATGACAGTTTGGGCGAAGTAAGAGCCCTGCTGGAGAAAAAGGGTTGGTGGAATGATACGTTATTTATTCTGACTTCCGACCATGGTCTTACCCCTACTACCCAACATTTAGATTTGGGCGACTGGATGACCAATAACGGACTCAAGTCGGTTTACTATCCTACCATCTGGAAAAGCAATCCCAAATCGGCCGTAATGATCTCCGGTAACTCGTTTGGCAGCATTCATCTGCTTAACCATGATGGCGACCATGTTTTGCGCGAACGCGAAATATTAACAACCATGGGGTCGTCTCGCCTGGAAAGTTTAATTGCAGAAAAGGCAGTAGATTTTGCCATATACCGCGGTGATGAAGCGCAAAGTTACATAGTACATAATGCGGTAGGCAAAGCTACGGTAAGGGTTACCGGAGATACGTTTAGCTATGACCCGGAAAGCGCTGACCCGCTCAAATTAGGAAATAATATCAGGGCCGTGGGGCACCGCGAAGCTTTAGAAGCAACATTTGATAGTGAATATCCAGATTCATTATACCAAATTCATCAGCTATTCAGGAGTCGCAGAGCGGGCGATATTGTGGTAAGCGCCCGTGTGGGCCATGATCTTCGAGACTTTTGGGAATACCCGGAGCACTTAGGTTCACATGGTTCGCTGCACCGCTCACATATGCATGTACCGCTTGTTTACAATCAGAAAAACTGGCACACTCACTCAGCCCGTACTGCCGACTTATTTAACAGCATTCTGAAATGGAAAGACATCTTTCCGAAAAGCTCTGAGGGCGAGGCTTTATATTGA
- a CDS encoding LytTR family transcriptional regulator DNA-binding domain-containing protein, which yields MKRVLIIDDEPLARMVVLEYLQPFNSQLQVMQECGDGFEGIKAIMQYQPDLIFLDVQMPKINGFEMLELVEQPPQVIFTTAFDEYAIKAFEAHAVDYLLKPFSRDRFNKAVEKYLSQSGTAPAAKATEALLDSASQSPAQHERIVVKTGTKVKIIPVHDVEYLAADDDYVSIHTTEGSFLKNKTMSFFEQTLDARQFVRVHRSYMIRISEITRIDPYEKDTHLAILKSGARIPVSKTGYMKLKQVLGI from the coding sequence ATGAAGCGCGTACTGATTATTGATGATGAGCCATTGGCCCGCATGGTGGTGCTGGAATATTTACAGCCCTTTAACAGTCAGTTGCAGGTAATGCAGGAGTGTGGTGATGGTTTTGAAGGTATTAAGGCAATTATGCAGTATCAGCCCGATTTGATTTTTTTGGACGTGCAAATGCCCAAGATAAACGGCTTTGAAATGCTGGAACTGGTAGAGCAGCCGCCGCAGGTAATTTTTACTACCGCTTTTGACGAATACGCTATCAAAGCCTTTGAAGCCCACGCGGTAGATTATCTTTTAAAACCTTTCAGCCGCGACCGGTTTAACAAGGCGGTAGAGAAATACCTGTCGCAAAGCGGTACGGCACCTGCCGCCAAAGCTACCGAAGCTTTGTTAGACAGCGCTTCGCAATCGCCGGCACAGCACGAGCGTATTGTGGTAAAAACAGGTACCAAAGTTAAAATCATCCCGGTGCATGATGTAGAATATCTGGCAGCTGATGATGACTACGTGAGTATACACACCACCGAAGGGTCGTTTCTTAAAAATAAAACGATGAGCTTTTTTGAGCAAACTTTAGATGCCCGGCAATTTGTACGGGTACATCGCTCATACATGATCCGGATATCAGAAATCACTCGTATCGACCCGTACGAAAAAGATACCCACCTGGCCATTCTTAAATCGGGTGCCCGCATACCGGTAAGTAAAACAGGCTACATGAAGCTAAAACAGGTGTTGGGTATATAA
- a CDS encoding agmatine deiminase family protein, protein MNKLENAPAGKGFTFPAEWAKHTATWLSWPHKEASWPGKIDTIYAKYCEFIKEVAVGELVRINVANQQMADFAKQHLQQVGVNLNRIQFFEFPTNDAWCRDHGPAFLINPDTKQKVVVDWGYNAWGGKYPPFDLDDVIPTRIAEHFDLPVYYPGIVMEGGSVDFNGKGTVLTTTACLLNENRNPHLNQQQIEEHLQNYYGVEQVLWLGDGIIGDDTDGHIDDITRFVNEDTVVTVVEENKNDENYHILQENLQSLKNMRLLNGKQLNIVELPMPTPVIHEDQLLPASYANFYISNAAVVVPTYRCASDDKALDILQQCFSDRKVVGIDSTNIIWGLGSFHCLSQQEPEV, encoded by the coding sequence ATGAATAAGTTAGAAAATGCTCCCGCCGGAAAAGGTTTTACCTTCCCGGCCGAATGGGCTAAGCATACGGCTACCTGGTTAAGCTGGCCGCATAAAGAAGCCTCGTGGCCCGGTAAAATTGATACTATTTATGCCAAGTATTGCGAATTTATTAAAGAAGTTGCAGTTGGCGAATTAGTGCGCATCAACGTGGCTAACCAGCAAATGGCTGATTTTGCCAAACAGCACTTGCAGCAGGTAGGAGTTAATTTAAATCGCATCCAATTTTTTGAGTTCCCGACTAATGATGCCTGGTGTCGCGACCATGGTCCGGCGTTTTTAATAAACCCTGACACTAAGCAAAAAGTAGTGGTAGACTGGGGTTACAATGCCTGGGGTGGTAAATATCCACCGTTTGATTTAGACGACGTGATACCAACTCGTATTGCCGAGCATTTTGATTTACCGGTTTATTACCCGGGTATTGTGATGGAAGGTGGTTCGGTTGATTTTAACGGCAAGGGTACAGTGCTAACCACCACAGCTTGTTTATTAAACGAAAACCGTAACCCACATCTTAACCAGCAGCAAATTGAAGAACACCTGCAAAACTATTATGGGGTAGAGCAGGTGTTATGGTTGGGTGATGGTATTATAGGTGATGATACCGACGGGCATATCGACGATATTACCCGCTTTGTGAACGAAGACACCGTAGTTACCGTTGTTGAAGAAAACAAAAACGACGAGAACTATCACATTTTGCAGGAAAATCTTCAGTCGCTTAAAAATATGCGTTTGCTTAACGGCAAGCAGTTAAACATCGTAGAATTACCGATGCCTACACCAGTAATTCACGAAGACCAATTGTTGCCAGCCTCTTATGCCAACTTTTACATCAGTAACGCCGCCGTAGTAGTACCTACTTATCGTTGCGCCAGTGATGATAAGGCGTTGGATATATTGCAGCAATGCTTTAGCGACCGTAAGGTGGTAGGTATCGACTCGACCAATATTATCTGGGGTTTGGGCAGTTTTCATTGCTTGAGTCAGCAGGAACCTGAAGTGTAA
- a CDS encoding DUF5668 domain-containing protein, translating into MSIESSYANRPKNNGKVFIGLIFLVLGTLLLIRQFSFFFFPDWVFSWPMLLIVIGLFSGFKHDFKNPSWLVMVVIGVIFLSGRLIPALNLRAYFWPLAIMGMGIWLIIKRNQTPAHMKNWAQKKEEVKFDFAPEADYVVKPEGTETNQGTFANDPLGDNYLDAVSVFGGIKKTILSKDFKGGEIVNIFGGAELDFTRADINGIVMIDITQVFGGVKLLVPPHWQVRSDIAAIFAGIDDKRFSNAGAQSPDKILVLKGTSIFGGVDVRSF; encoded by the coding sequence ATGAGTATCGAATCATCATATGCCAATCGTCCGAAAAATAACGGCAAAGTTTTTATCGGACTGATTTTTCTGGTTTTGGGCACCTTGTTGCTGATACGCCAGTTTTCTTTTTTCTTTTTTCCGGACTGGGTGTTTAGCTGGCCGATGTTATTAATCGTGATAGGATTGTTTAGCGGCTTCAAACACGATTTTAAAAATCCGTCGTGGTTGGTAATGGTGGTTATTGGGGTAATATTTTTATCCGGACGCCTGATACCAGCATTGAATTTACGGGCTTATTTCTGGCCGTTAGCCATTATGGGCATGGGTATTTGGTTAATCATCAAACGCAATCAGACGCCGGCGCACATGAAAAATTGGGCACAGAAAAAAGAAGAAGTAAAGTTTGATTTTGCTCCTGAGGCCGATTATGTAGTAAAGCCCGAAGGCACTGAAACTAACCAGGGAACTTTCGCTAACGACCCGCTTGGCGATAATTACCTGGATGCCGTTTCTGTATTTGGCGGTATCAAGAAAACCATCCTTTCCAAAGATTTTAAGGGGGGCGAAATCGTAAACATATTCGGTGGTGCCGAGCTTGATTTTACCCGTGCCGACATTAACGGTATTGTGATGATTGACATTACCCAGGTGTTTGGCGGTGTGAAACTGCTGGTGCCCCCGCACTGGCAGGTACGCTCGGACATTGCCGCCATATTTGCCGGCATTGACGATAAACGCTTCAGCAACGCAGGTGCTCAAAGCCCTGATAAAATATTGGTATTGAAAGGTACATCCATTTTTGGAGGAGTAGATGTACGTAGTTTTTAA